CGTTAGCTATTACTTCCCGCCGCTCGGACTGGCAGGAACCGCGCGCCCCGTCATGCTCGCCAATCTCCTGGCCGGGCGCGGCCACCGTGTCGTCGTCGTGACCGTCAAACCGATCAACTATCCGATCTACGACGACTCGCTCCTGGCGCGGCTCGATGGGCGCGTTGCCGTGCAGCGCGTGGAGTCACTCGACCCCGCGCGGCTCTCCCGCTATCTGCCCATGATCCCCAAATCGTGGCTCGCGCGCTGGAAATCCCGCGCCGCCGGTGCGTCAAAGTTGTTCCCCGACTCCAAAACCGGCTTCGTCCCCTTCGCCGTCCGCGCCGTCGAGCAGGCCATGCCGTTTCCGGCCAATACCGTCGTCATCACCACCTCGCCGCCGGTCTCGTCGCACCTGGTCGGGCTCTACGTGCGCAGGTCCGCGCCGATCAAGTGGATCGCCGACTTCCGCGATATCTGGACCTCGCTGCCGGCCGAATCCGATTCCATCGAAACTGGCCGCCGCGCCGCCGAATTGACTCGCGAAATCGCCGGCCTCGCCGACGCCGTCACCAGCACCTCGCCCGAAACCCGCCAATTCTTGCTGTCACTGCTTCTTGGCGAGAAGAAACCCGTGCAGTTCGTCCCCAATGGCTACGATGAGCGCGACTTCACCGATGCGATCACGCGCCAAACGCTCTCCCTCGGCCTCTATGGCACGCTCAACCACCTGATTGGCTTCGACCGCCTCGCCCGCTTTGTCGCGCAACTGCGCCGCTCCACCGACTCCGACTGGCGCATCCGCCACGTCGGCCATGTCGATCTGCCCGAGCTGCCGTCAATCCTGGCCGCGCATCGTCTCGAAAATGCTTTCGAGTCCACCGGCTATGCCCCCCACCCGCGCTCGCTCGCCCTGATCCGCCGTTCCGCTGTTAATCTGATCGCGCTCTCCGACCAATATGACACGCGCTACATCGTTCCGTCCAAACTGTTCGAGCTCTTGCGCGCCGAACCGCCGCTGCTTGCTATGCTCCCGCGCAACAATGCCGCTCGCCACTTTCTTGCCGAACGAGAATTTCCGCGCGTCGCCTTTGCCGACGGCTCCGGGCAGTTTGTTGAAGCGATTGAGGATTTCGTCGCTGCCGAAGCGAAAGATCCCGAACCGCCGCCGCGGCCCGGTGTCGAACAGTTCGAGTGGCAGCGCACTCTCGCGCCCTTTGCCGACCTCGTCGAAGGACTCCTGGCATGAAGGTTTCCTTCATCGTCATCGCCTACAAATCCAACGATGTGCTCCCCGCTTTGCTCCAGTCCATCGGTGCGCAAACCGGCAGTCTGGAGAAGCAGATCATCATCATCGACAACTACTCCGCCGACAATTGCGCCCGGCTCGTTCAGGAAAGTGGTCTTCACGCCTCATTGACGATCAACCGCGAGAATCGCGGCTTTACCGCCGCCGTCAATCAGGCTCTCGCCGATGCCACGGGCGATTTCGTCTTCCTCCTCAATCCCGACATCCGCCTTCATCCCGATTGCACACCGAAATTGACCGCCGTACTCACTGCTGACCCCGCTGTCGCCGCCGCCGCGCCGCAGTTGCTATCACCCGACGGCACGATTCAGTCCAGCGTCCGCAATTTTCCCACGCTCTCAACCTTGATCTGGGAACACACCGGCCTGGCTCGGCTCTTCCCGCGCAGCCGTGTCTTCGGCCGCTGGAAAAATCGCTATTTCGATCACAACACCCGCGCGCAGGTCGCCCAGCCAATGGCCTCCGCACTCCTGTTCCGCCGCGAGACTTTCGCCCGCATCGGCCCCTGGGACGAGCAGTTCTTCATCTTCTTCTCCGATGTCGACTACTGCAAGCGTATTGCCGATTCCGGTTCGGCGATCATCTTCGAGCCCGCCGCTCATGCCGAACATCGTCTCGGCGGCTCCACCCGCAACGAAGGCGGCTGGATCATCCGCGACTCTCACCGCGGCTTCTACCGCTACCTCTGCAAGCACGAACTTCTCGGCCACCGACGGATCTTCCGCCCTTTTGTCTGGCTGCTGCTCTGGATTAGCGCTCAGATTAGAGTCTATCTGCGCCTCATTTTAGAAGCGACATCTTGATTGCCGCGCGAAAGTCTTCCGACCGCAAGACCGCGAAATACACCCCCGAACTCACCGCCGCGCCCCCGTCGTCCCGCCCGTCCCATTCGACTTCGTGCCGCCCCGCCGACCACTCCGCCG
The genomic region above belongs to Candidatus Zixiibacteriota bacterium and contains:
- a CDS encoding glycosyltransferase: MKVSFIVIAYKSNDVLPALLQSIGAQTGSLEKQIIIIDNYSADNCARLVQESGLHASLTINRENRGFTAAVNQALADATGDFVFLLNPDIRLHPDCTPKLTAVLTADPAVAAAAPQLLSPDGTIQSSVRNFPTLSTLIWEHTGLARLFPRSRVFGRWKNRYFDHNTRAQVAQPMASALLFRRETFARIGPWDEQFFIFFSDVDYCKRIADSGSAIIFEPAAHAEHRLGGSTRNEGGWIIRDSHRGFYRYLCKHELLGHRRIFRPFVWLLLWISAQIRVYLRLILEATS